The Silene latifolia isolate original U9 population chromosome X, ASM4854445v1, whole genome shotgun sequence genome contains the following window.
taAAATAGCAGTAAAAGTACGTAAATAgagcacgcatcaaacctccccacaccaAAACTCTTTCTTGTGCCCAAGAAAGCAAAGACTGACACACAACAAAGGAACTAATGGAACGATGAAAAGACTCAGAGCCAACTATGCTTTTGAATgcccaaaccgtttaatgcaattTAGCCAAAACCAAAGTACgaagtcaaatgcaaacgagctAAACCAATGATAAagctactgaaccgtcgaccttacaagacttatatatatcggactctcacgggtcgctcatcactcatttAAGGCACAAGGTAAGTATCTTGTAAGGTAGCAAGAAAATAAGCCACTCACCTACTGCGACCAATAAGAACATGTATGCAATCTAACATGACACTGATCTCtaccaaccgtacatatgcattccaaccaaactggattaagacacacgccgaggacttacatatagtgtgaggtgaggtaattagGTAAAAAGGAGCAAAACagatttggataagtggaggtaaagccaagctagtacaaccGTAACCAAATAATAAACTCATTCCGCTTTGTATACCCAACTTAGAAAATAATAACAACCATGCCAATGCGGCATAAACTCACTCACACCATCAAAACACGACTCTCCATAATATATAAAGACCAACTTGGGAGTAAAGACCGAcaccatttttttttcattctttttcttgcTAATTTTCTTTTCCTTCTCATTTCAACCCTCTTCTCATTCTCAAATGCAAATACCAAACTGACGAGCAACACATACCAACAATTAACaaataaactagcttgactaagGTAGGTTAATTTTAggattatatttaataaatgggTCAAAATAGGTCAATTTAGCTAGTGAAGTTCAAGGGTAAAAAGACGAGAAATGGGGATTTatctctccacatgtgtcaccgtcacaaaccgaatgcatacaggtattaagagaCAAATgccatgcttatgcaatttgatattacatgccttataaggagtatTACTCTCATCCTAGAATGAAACTAGTCATGAATGTCatcagtttattaagctctataCCTCAGAAATTTTAAGTAGGTTGCCGATATTAAGTCAAGTCTATTCATTCAGTAAATTTAATAAAAAACTCCTGGATTATGCAATGATTGTACAAGAATGGCACTGGAAATGCAAGGCTTGGGCGAAAAAAATTAAAGCACATACGCGGTGTCATCATTGTTATCTaaccattccgactcgacctaatatgcaaaagaaaacatgtttttgtatttttttttttaaattttcaatttttgttattgttttttttttctaaatgaaagaacaatgcatacggaaatgcaagaaatatgcaaacagaaatgcaataaaaatgcaAATGGATGCTAACAGAcagatgcataccctccccaaaccaaatcacacaatgccctcattgtgatCAGCAAACCACCAGCAGCATCAAAAATATATGGGAAAAGGGGTACACAAAACGAGATAAAAATAAGTAAAGtagaaaaggaagagaaaatcACAAGATAGGGCGCGCaaaagacctccccaaaccagccaacaacaaggGGAGGTCGTAGCCAACAGCTACTAGTCGTCGCCCGCAAGGTAGTCAGCGTCGTCCTCCTCCCTCTCGCGGGAGCGTGAAGCAAGCCCAACACGGTACCGCTCCTCCACCTTAGTCGTGTCCTCCTCCTTTGTAGTAGCAGTGCCAAGGTACCCACCCTTCGGGTAACGGTAGCAAGACGGCTGTGGCAATCCAGCTGGTGGCAACCATCCGGAACGGGCGTAGTGGTCGTACATAGGGAACCCGCTGAGGTCCAGTCTCGGTCTCAGTAGTAGAGGGTATGCCGGCAGAGGTCCAGTCTCGGTCTCAGTAGTAGAGGGTGCAGTGCATGGAGAAGCATGAGGGGAAACACGTGGAGCCCTAGAAGACTGACCTACTTCCCTAGCAGTGTGGGAAGTCGGCCTCGACCCAGTAGTGGATACCCTCGGCATAGTGTAATGCAATTGGTAAGAGGGTACCGGTGGTCGAGGCGCACCACGTGGGGCCTCAGGAAGAGGGACAAGTGGGGGTAAAGTTGAGCAAGGAAGGGTCACAGAAACCGCCGTGGAGATCTTCCACGTATAGTCAGGTATGATCCAGTTCACATCTATCATATAAGGAATGTTCATCAAGCATACACTATCTAAGGTGACTGGATCCTCATGTCCTAAGGGCAGCACACCCCGGGGAAAGTCGGGAAAAAGCCGGCGGGCCAAATGAGTAACTAACCTGCCACAAACAATAGTAGACAAAATCCTATCCCCAATGTTCTGGAAATGCTGAGCGGTTCTAGAGGCTATATTAAGGACAAAAGGGGTACCACTATGAACATTTAAATACCCAGCTAAAATGCCCAACTCATCAGTGTTGACATTGTTTGACTCCTTCCGACCAAAAATAGCATTACAAACTAAACAGAGTCAGAAACGGACAGGGGGGTGGTGTACAAACTGACCCCTCTTCCGGCCCTCAAAGTTATCTGATATAGCTCCCCACATAAGTCGGACTAATTTCCGAGGGGGGGGGGTTGTTCTCCCCCTCACTGTGAAAACCAAGGTATCCGCCAAAAGCGGCCAAAGTCTTGGTTAAAAAGACGGAAATAGATACAATTTCCAGCTGCGTCTCTGTCATAGTCCCCTCCAAAGAAGCGGAAACTGCTAAAAAACTCAAGGGTGGGAACGGGATAAGTGTATTCTCGCATAGTGGACAACCCCGACATACTCGTACCATTCAAAAGATCAACTATCGACTGATAAATCCCCAAAGTAAGTAGACTCTCTAGGTCTAGGAAACGCGTTGGGGTGATATTAGAATGGGTAAGCAGAACAAAACGGTCTTTCTGAGGTTGTGTAGTAAAATGTACCTCCGGATCGTCGGGTACACTATCAATAGGCTCATGAATTACCAAATCAGTGCATGGTAATTGCGGAATCGGACCGCCACTGCTGCTGCCCGTTTCGCGTGAAGTCGTCTGCTCTGTCGCCGCTGCCTTCGTCTGCCCTGCTGAACGACGCGAAGCCTGTCCCGCTATTCTCCGTCTTTTGCTTTTTTCCATCCTAATTCCATCACACAAAAAGACAACAATTAGCATTTTttaatgacaactaaagaattcCGCAAACTGACTAAAAACCTAGCCCTAATTTTCGAAATTAACTAATTGAGACATCAAAAAGGGTAGATTAAGCATGATAAACACGATTTGGACACTAAAATCAGAAAACCCCCAAATTTGTAAACCCTAATTTCGAAACAAATCGAGTGACAAATGGGTATATACATCGAAATGAAAGGGGAAAAGAGATTAGATGATGGGAAACTTACTTGTGTGAAGTAGATAGatggaaataaggaagaaattgcACCAAAAACAAGCAAGAAAAAATTGCAaaagagaggaggaggaagaCGGGTGAGTCGTCGCTGCTCTTGCTCTATCTcaaattttttttctttgttttggtTTAAATGAAATAATAAGAAATACTCCCTTTGATGTATAAAACACGCTGCAATGTTTaaatttagtcgatcgactgatcgcTTTAGTCGATCAACTTTTTCAGAAAATATGGTCTtgcaatttggtcgatcgaccaaaacattcagtcgatcgacttttcctGAAATCTGCACTTTAAATTTGGTCGATCGTGAGAGTGCATAAGCCTCAAGTGTATTGGAGATTCCTCTGTTGGAATGCACTGAATATTCCCAAATGCTCTTTTGTATTCCGGGAGTTCTTACTTCAGAGACTACCTACGAGAGATAGGCTCATCAAAATGGGGTTGTCTATTGATCCTAGTTGCCCTATCTGCATAATCACACCTAAAAACCATTCCCATCTGATTTATGACTGCCCTTATTCCAAGGTGTGTCGTAGACTGTTGCAGACTAACCTGGCAATAAATTTCAGACTACCAGACTTGATTTCCTGGTTCTAAACTGGAAGAAGAGTTACTAAACTGCAGAAGAGATATATTGGATCCTGTCATGTGGCTTTGGTTTATTGGATATAGAGAGTTAGGAATGAAGCTTGGATGGATAATGTAGTAAGGAGACCTGAGTACTTGGTGAAACGGATTTTGGACGATGTTAACAAGAACAGATTCTTAAACCTGAATGTTACTGTTTTTGACGAGTAGAGATAGAGCTTGGTTTCAAGCTTTGTAATCTCTGTttattttttctctctcttttgtgCTATATGACTAATTTGTATACCTCTATTTTTTTATGATGATATATATACttacctttcccaaaaaaaaaaaatttggtcgatcgactaatatttCCAATCGATCGACTTTTTCCCTATATGCATGCAGCGTGAATTCCTCCTTTCGTGCGTAAATGTCATAAATTTGAATCGCCTTGGAATAATATCTGAAAATCCACACACAATTTCTAATAAAAGGCAGGCTACGCACACAAATATTTCAAAAGCACTCGGTGACAAATCCTAAACTAAAAGCAATTAGAGCAAACACACACTAGTTAAATAGTTCATATACTAAattacaaaatgtataaaatccgggttgcctcccggtcagcgctgaTTTTTAAGGCCCGCTCGACCCTTGTTACCTCAATTCTCAGGATCAAAAATAGGGTCGAAGTATAGCAACTCGACCACTCCAACAAAGTCGTTGGTCCCATAGTAATGCTTTACTTGGTGACCATTTACCTTAAACCTTACTCCCGCGAAGTTTTCTAGCTCAACTGACCCAAATTTTGAAACAGACGTtaccgtataagggccactccaccttgACTTCACTTTACCAGGGAATAAACGGAGTTGGACATTGAACAATAACACCTtctccccaacttgaaactcgcGTGGTATGATTcgcttgtcatgccatctcttggTCTTATCCTTATAGATACGGGCACTGTCATAGGCAttcagcctaaattcctctagctcatctAACTGCAACAAACGTTTCTCACCACACAGCTTAGAATCAAAATTAAGTTCACAAATTGCCCACCATGCTTTATGCTCTAACTACACAGACAAATGACAAGACTTACCATAAACTAAACGATACGgcgatgcaccaatcggtgtcttaaatgCAGTCATATATATCCACAAGGTATCATCTAATttcatgctccaatcttttcgtgaTTTAGACACAACTTTACCTAAAATTTCTTTAAGTTCCCGATTGGAAActtctacctgaccactagtttggggatgataccccaaacctgtATGATGTTCTACATCATATTTGGACAGAAGAACAGTAAGttgtttttctttaaaatgcatacctCCATCACTGATGACAACTCGAGGGACACCAAAGCGAGGGAAGATTACTTTTTTTGAAAAGTTGGATAACAGTATTTGCATCACAATGGACCGAAACAACGACCTCTACCCACTTGGACACGTAATCAACAGCTACTGGAATATACCTGTTGCCTTTACTAGACGAGAATGGTCTTTTGTAgccgatgccccagacatcaaaaaccccAACCTCTAAAGAGCCAACTTGAGGCATCTCCTGTCTTCTTGAAATATTTCCCGTTCGCTGACATGTATCACAAGTTACACAAAGTCTTTAGCATCTTTAAACATGGATGGCCAATAAAAACaagattgaagtaccttagccacggtcctagagggaccatggtgaccaccataggaggaagaattgaattataatacCTGTCTTgctagggacccgttgaccgtcaTTGACTGACCTTAAACACTTATCTAGACCTTTGGAAGCCTTCTGAGTTAACCTTGTGACCACCATCATTGCCTGGGCACGGGAATTCCCAAAAAATGCAGCCGCGGCCCGCCTACAACCCGTTCGTGCCGTGCCCGTGCCGTCAGTATTATTCATCCGTGAGTGTCGTGCTCGTGTCGGATTCGTGTCGTGCCCGTGCCGCCCGCCTTAGCCCGGCCCGGATTGCCATCTCTAATAGTAACCCTTTGAGTTTAGGAAGCTTGATCTAGcggatgctactcgatcgagtagctcagtgactcgattgagtagaggccactcgatcgagtaagtcccatacCCGATCGAGTAACTGGAGTTCAGCGGTAAAACATAAATCGTGAAATCATGAAATCAAaatcatttcttttcttttctcttaaaCCTAACTACCGTCACATCTCTATCCTTCACCCATATTCATTATTGTTGGAGCCCTTATGagttgagacaccatggggatggaaaGCATGAGTCGGCTAACGGTCTTGTCACCGTAATGCTATATATAGGTATGAAATCATCATTATCGTCATCTTCTTTTGTTCTGATTAtggttatggtagtagtaatagggTTGTCGTGCTGTTTGtgataggtggttatggtggttgcttgtcgtctTATGGTCGTATGTGGTATTGATgcggattgctaaaggtaggttttcctactcagtactgttgctTGTTTAGTATGTTGTTGTAGTGTCTGTTTAGTTTGGTATTGTGATTGGGAGTGTGGTTTGGTTATAGTTGGTAGTTGTatgttgtctctggttcgcgaagtgcgtcctcggctgagtggagtcacttgcgggagtggcttcacgcccttgattcgccccttgtgattCCTATCAcaaggggaatgtgcacattaaggaacatgggtttacgctcggtattgatgagcggggcttaggtgggaacagctacgccccccccactggcggtgaggattactggttgcggccgtaatctggcaggactggaccttcgggcagtcagatgAGTATTGGTGATTGGAGGAGGTTttgggtgtatgtttgttgtatttggtgttgtgtgttccttcagttactgaccttgtgtggtgttgtttgtgTTTTCTTCTTATGTTGTGTcggccgtgatccattatggtgagcatcCGGTCTTAACAAGTTGGTTTATGGAGCTTAGCTTGGTGCGTtagagggacgagtctaccacgagtcatggctgAGATAGTTTCACGTAGTTGATAGATGTCACAGTTGTATCCTTTATTTTGTCGAGTAACTTGTAATAAATgtaattgtacttttattgacgtttgatatttactatCCCTCGGGTAACCAAGGttgtaacgcccttatctgctggggaaggtcttgttaaggctccttggtagattagggtgttacaaagtggtatcaaagcgatgactttggaacctgtaaccaatgagcctaatgaacgtagtgagtctaataaaatgaacctggtgtatgtgtgttgggtgCCCCGAcaattgcttgattttgggtgggaaggcaccctcattccaaaatcttggccccaatatgcttaagctaGCCACTTCGAATGGgaatattgagtcgggaattgtgtgTGTATAGTTGTGTGTGGTGTATAGAGTGGATATAGTTGTGTTTGAGCCTGAGGTAATGCCTTGTGTGTGCAAGTGGTAGTGTAAGAATGTATAAGTGTTGTGTAGCTGGGAATGTGTACATGGATGATGAGGAATGACGGGTGTGGGGAAGTTTGCATAAGAGTATCTGATAATGTGATAGTTAGTAATGAATTGCAAGTCTTAATATGTGCTTTAGTTAGTATTAATTGTCATGTGGCGCTGTGGAATTTTACAGATGAATGATGTTGTGTACCCTTGTGAATAAGTATAACAATGTGAGTACATCTTGTGGTTGTCGGATTGTTGTGAAATGTcgagcatatatatatatatatatatatatagagattgaatcatgtgaggcacccttcttagggtgaggcggctggacaccttctaaaccGTCAGATTACAAACTATAAATGCCTCAGATGTTGACACGTGTCCCCTTATATAAACCCAACAAATTGCAAATTACCTCTCATGCTCCATCATTTACTCTGTCGCATTTCATCTGTTCACTTTTTCTCTCTTCAGCTTCGTTTCGCCATTCACTCAGATTCGTCCGCCATTGTCGTTAAGCTTTTCGATCTCCATTATCATCCGTAAGTACACTAACTTGTTTTTCTCTCGTTCCTTGATCTTAATTAATGTCGTACTTACAATTTCTAATTCGTAAGGAATTAATCTcaattttatttgacctaattcTTCAATTTCCCCCAATTCCTCTCCTATTTCCTTATAATTTACCGATGATCATCAATTCGTCAATTAATCATGCCATAATTACATAATCCGTAGCAATTCTCGAGACGTTACATCACTCCTCTTTGCAACAATGGTGGTCTGCAAGTGTCGTAAAGTCATTTAATTtctttctcttattttattatgaTTTAATCAGTTTTCGATTCATTTCGTCTTTTGATTTCATGTTTAATGTGCTGGATTTCCGATTGTTTATTGTGAAATTTGCTGTAATTATTGTGAAATCTACGAACTTCTACTATGGATATTTGCTTTGACTGTAATGTGCCAAATGTGGTGATTGTGCTTCTTTATCACCAGAGGAGTTCATGATTTTGTTAAATGTTTTGGGCCTTTAATTCTCTTGGTCAACCTTTTCCCCCCTTTTTTCATGACAGGAGGTGATATGCTCTTCATGTTTGTGTGGCTTCATAGTCGAGCATTTATTAGATTTTCTGCaagttctttattttattttctaacttATGGATGCTATATGGAAAATATTTCCATTGCCATTATGTTGTGAACCCCAAATTCCTGTGGAATTTTGGTTTAACATGTACTCTATGAGATGAAGAATATAATTTGCTATTGCGAGTTTTGAAAGATTGTTGAGTATATGCTATTGAGAGATAGATGCTGACTAACTTGGACATCCTGCACAGAAATCTAAGATTGTTGAGCATTTATTAGAAATCTAAGATTGTTGAGTATCCTGCACAGAATATAATTTGCTATTGAGAGATAGATGTTGTCTTTAGTGTTGAACACTTGAACATTTCTGATGATCTTGTTGTTTTGGATTATGTTAAGGTCGATCTTGGAGCGATCTCTGGAAATTTAggttttattttcaaaaacttgTGTTAATCTGTTAGCACCTTTAGATTAAGTTAGTTGGTGAAGAATTCGGCTTAAAAACCATGTTTGATTTAAAGAATGTTGATAGAAGTCTGGTCTGATTTTGAAGCTGCTGTAAAATGGTCATGTTTTAAATGGCATGTTCATGGATACATAGCATATTGTCAATACTTTTCAGCTTAACTGTAGAATCTTAATAAATGGAGATAGGGGTGTCTTGGGATGTTAACATGGAATTTTAAGgcatttacatatgtaatttaacATTGGACTAACCCGAAtgcaagagaggttttctactatACCGAAAAGGGCTACACATGCACCGACTCACCGAGCCTTGTTAGTGCTAGTTTGGGTTGAAAAATTCTTATCTACGAGTATAAGTTGTTATTTGTCTACTTTCATATCGGATTTGGCCATTgtcgtctattagctcaaaaggtagagcaatgtgttattgcacatggtgtgggttcgagccccacatagacgaacatatataaagtactagttacactttgtagtAACATTAGTTGTTCTATGTGGTAACAATAATTATCGAACAAAGTGATGCTAGCTAAGAATAACACGAGACATAGTACACTGCTCGACTCAATAACAAATTCGCAAAGCGCTTAATACTTCTTGATCACGTTGAAGTGTTTTTCTCAGGTCGCAATTTTAATCCCAGAAATGAAGAGTACACTCACGGAGTACTAATACGATTCCGTTCTGGTTAGCTTTCTCCAATTTTCTGAGAAGTACAATCGACAATAACACATTGACGATACTGTCTTCTATATTGCGGTTGAAGCTCAGTGAGATATTCTTGGGGAGCTCAGAGTACAAACATGTGAGGATATATTCTTAATCTCTGTACTGATTTCTCATTCTCACAGAAATTTTTGAGAACACTTGCAATATTTTAGTCAAGAAAATTTCTTATCGTCTCAAGCTATTGCATTTTCTTAATGAAAATTTTTCTCCTATCAAATTTTTGCAAACAAATGTGAAAAACAGATATGCCGAGTTATGTCCCCTTCCTGACCCTTCAAGATGCCCCAAACTTATGTAACATTGTTTCGTATATATAATAACACTGTTTATTTGATAAAGTAACACTTATGTTACATATATTGATAATAGAAGCTCATGTAGGAATTGCACCTACATCCTTTGTGCAATTGCACAAATGCTCTACCAATTGAGCtaatgagctagtttagtagAAACTGAATATTCCACCAACACACTACAGTTGATGTAATGGCCACAATATAAGTTTATAAGTCACCACTTCACCTGAGTATTCGAGTCATATGTTTCTCATGTTATTCCAAAGAGCATGTAGTGTTATTCCAGTAACTTGTCATGTTATCACATAGAGTAACCGTGTTATTCTATTAACTTGTTACGTTATTCCATAGAGCCAAATAATATTCTGTGACACAAAAGCCAGGTATTATAACACAATATCCTATTATGATAACATAGTTATAGTTACGGATTATAAAGCGCGAAAAACCAATTCTATTGATCTGAAGACAAACTAGTTCCGTCGATGACCGTATAAGGCACATTATATGCATTTAAaatctgaataaggtatgagattcacaaaataaggtctgagattcaccaaataaggaaaagagcaaaaaaggtgattttaagaccaagtttcacaaaacaagctctaagattcatcgAACAAgatccgagattcacaaaacaaagtccgagattcaccgaataaagaaaagagcaaaaaaggtgattttaaccacttatgatgaccaagtttcacaaaacaagccctaagattcactaaataaagtatgagattcacaaaataaggtctgagattcaccaaataaggaaaagagcaaaaaacgtgattttaaccacttatgatgaccaagtttcaca
Protein-coding sequences here:
- the LOC141620545 gene encoding uncharacterized protein LOC141620545 gives rise to the protein MELEHKAWWAICELNFDSKLCGEKRLLQLDELEEFRLNAYDSARIYKDKTKRWHDKRIIPREFQVGEKVLLFNVQLRLFPGKVKSRWSGPYTVTSVSKFGSVELENFAGVRFKVNGHQVKHYYGTNDFVGVVELLYFDPIFDPEN